Proteins encoded in a region of the Spiroplasma endosymbiont of Amphimallon solstitiale genome:
- a CDS encoding IS30 family transposase, protein MYKYLTIESIIAIKEYKSYGFSIRKIAKAIDYSKSTVHRVCRLLNQNLLPLEILNKIQKNKQNAGRKLIILTLIEINTINHLLITKNYALDIIANFLKENKIKSISTKTLYNMFKTNRMGFDENNLLRKGKNKPHKQKETRGRINNCKSIHERNLIIPNIKNIEEFGHLEGDTIIGKDHKSSIITLADIWSKTTIPLATKNNKSENITKSIIKFISKLQKGTVKTITFDRGKEFSKWKLIEKNCNVKIYFADPGKPCQRGLNENNNGILRRYLPKSTDLSSYKQKDLNTIAFQINSTPRKSLSYKRPIDLIQLF, encoded by the coding sequence ATGTATAAGTATCTGACTATTGAATCAATAATAGCAATAAAAGAATATAAAAGTTATGGATTTTCGATTCGTAAAATAGCAAAAGCCATTGATTATAGTAAATCAACTGTACATAGAGTTTGTAGATTATTAAATCAAAACTTATTACCATTAGAAATATTGAATAAAATTCAAAAAAATAAACAAAATGCAGGTAGAAAATTAATAATTTTAACTTTAATAGAAATTAATACTATTAATCATTTGTTAATTACTAAAAATTATGCTCTTGATATAATTGCTAATTTTTTAAAGGAAAATAAAATAAAAAGTATTTCAACAAAAACTTTATATAACATGTTTAAAACAAATCGAATGGGTTTTGATGAAAATAACTTATTGAGAAAAGGAAAAAATAAACCTCACAAACAAAAAGAAACTAGGGGCAGAATTAATAATTGTAAGTCTATTCATGAAAGAAATTTAATCATTCCTAATATTAAAAATATAGAAGAATTTGGTCATTTAGAGGGTGATACTATCATTGGTAAAGATCATAAAAGTTCTATTATTACTTTAGCTGATATATGATCAAAAACCACAATTCCTTTAGCAACTAAAAATAATAAATCAGAAAATATTACAAAAAGTATAATAAAATTTATTTCAAAGTTACAAAAAGGAACAGTTAAAACTATTACTTTTGATCGTGGTAAAGAATTTAGTAAATGAAAATTAATCGAAAAAAATTGTAATGTTAAGATTTATTTTGCAGATCCTGGTAAACCTTGTCAAAGAGGTTTAAATGAAAATAATAATGGTATTTTAAGAAGATATTTACCAAAATCTACAGATCTATCTTCATATAAACAAAAAGATTTAAATACTATAGCATTTCAAATTAATTCTACACCCAGAAAATCACTATCTTATAAAAGACCAATAGATTTAATACAATTATTTTAA
- the gyrB gene encoding DNA topoisomerase (ATP-hydrolyzing) subunit B: MVSTRTPNDYNANSIQVLEGLEAVRKRPGMYIGSTAERGLHHLVWEIVDNAVDEVIAGFCTKISVTITKNNEILVKDNGRGIPTDIHPKTNISTVETVFTTLHAGGKFDNGSYKVSGGLHGVGASVVNALSKYLEVTIYRDGNIFFQKYIEGGKPELPLAIIGQSDKNGTTVLFKPDESIFTETVNFSFIIIKTRLRQLAFLNKGLTIQVIDERENKEETFCYEGGIKEYVAFLNNKFEPLKHEIIYGEFEINGINTEIAFQYNESEESQIFSFCNNINTPEGGTHEDGFRLALTRELNSYAKKNNLLKNNDETFTGDDVKEGILAIISVQHPNPQYEGQTKTKLGNSEVRKIVSNVTGKIINKFLLENPAEAKIIINKVILSVSARLASKKARENIMTSRKNPLQFSNLPGKLADCSSKDPTKTEVFLVEGESAGGTAKLGRSREIQAILPLRGKIINVEKARLLKVFSDEEINNLIISFGCGVGKEFNITKLRYHKIIIMTDADVDGSHIKTLLLTFFYRYMRPLIDAGYIYIAQPPLYKFYSGKFIKYAYNDQELQEIKDNFNGTNFNIQRYKGLGEMNATQLWETTMDPQHRILLQVSIDDASEADETFSILMGKDVFPRKEFIQENAKYVKNIDA; this comes from the coding sequence ATAGTGAGCACAAGGACTCCAAATGATTATAATGCTAACTCAATTCAAGTTTTAGAAGGACTAGAAGCAGTTAGAAAACGACCTGGAATGTATATTGGTTCCACTGCAGAAAGAGGATTACATCACTTAGTTTGAGAAATAGTTGATAATGCTGTTGATGAAGTTATTGCTGGTTTTTGTACAAAAATTTCTGTAACTATTACTAAAAATAATGAAATATTAGTAAAAGATAATGGTCGAGGTATTCCTACTGATATACATCCAAAGACTAATATTTCAACAGTAGAAACGGTTTTTACTACATTACATGCTGGTGGAAAATTTGATAATGGTTCTTATAAAGTATCAGGTGGTTTACATGGTGTTGGTGCTTCAGTAGTAAATGCTTTAAGTAAGTATTTGGAAGTTACTATTTACCGTGATGGTAATATTTTTTTTCAAAAATATATTGAAGGTGGTAAACCAGAATTACCATTGGCAATTATTGGACAAAGTGATAAAAATGGAACAACTGTTTTATTTAAACCTGATGAAAGTATTTTTACTGAAACTGTAAATTTTAGTTTTATAATAATTAAAACAAGGTTAAGACAACTTGCTTTTTTAAATAAAGGTTTAACTATTCAAGTTATTGATGAACGTGAAAATAAAGAAGAAACTTTTTGTTATGAAGGGGGCATTAAAGAATATGTTGCCTTTTTAAATAATAAATTTGAACCTTTAAAACATGAAATTATTTATGGAGAGTTTGAAATAAATGGTATAAACACAGAAATAGCTTTTCAATATAATGAAAGTGAAGAATCTCAAATATTTTCATTTTGTAATAATATTAATACACCTGAAGGTGGAACACATGAAGATGGTTTTCGTTTAGCATTAACAAGAGAATTGAATTCTTATGCGAAAAAAAATAATCTTTTAAAAAATAATGATGAAACATTTACTGGCGATGATGTTAAAGAAGGAATTTTAGCAATTATTTCAGTTCAACATCCTAATCCACAATATGAAGGGCAAACTAAAACAAAACTTGGTAATTCTGAAGTTAGAAAAATTGTTTCTAATGTAACTGGAAAAATAATTAATAAATTTTTATTGGAAAACCCTGCTGAAGCAAAAATTATTATTAACAAAGTTATTTTATCAGTAAGTGCACGTTTAGCATCTAAAAAAGCACGTGAGAATATTATGACTTCGAGAAAAAATCCTTTACAATTTTCTAATTTACCAGGTAAATTAGCAGATTGTTCTTCTAAAGATCCAACTAAAACAGAAGTTTTTCTTGTCGAAGGTGAGTCAGCTGGTGGAACTGCAAAGTTGGGAAGAAGTAGAGAAATTCAAGCAATTTTACCATTAAGAGGGAAAATAATTAATGTTGAAAAAGCACGACTTTTAAAAGTTTTTTCTGACGAAGAAATAAATAATCTTATTATTTCCTTTGGCTGTGGTGTTGGTAAAGAATTTAATATTACTAAATTACGTTATCATAAAATTATTATTATGACTGATGCTGATGTTGATGGTTCACATATTAAAACATTATTATTAACATTTTTTTATCGTTACATGCGTCCCTTAATTGATGCTGGTTATATATATATAGCTCAGCCTCCTTTATACAAATTTTATAGTGGTAAATTTATTAAATATGCATATAATGATCAAGAATTGCAAGAAATTAAAGATAATTTTAATGGAACTAATTTTAACATTCAACGTTATAAAGGTTTAGGAGAAATGAATGCCACACAACTATGAGAAACAACTATGGATCCACAACATAGAATTTTATTACAAGTAAGTATTGATGATGCTTCAGAAGCAGATGAAACTTTTTCAATATTGATGGGGAAAGATGTATTTCCACGAAAAGAATTTATTCAAGAAAATGCTAAATATGTAAAAAACATTGATGCTTAA